The Helianthus annuus cultivar XRQ/B chromosome 15, HanXRQr2.0-SUNRISE, whole genome shotgun sequence genomic sequence aattatatcctctctctctctcataactctctctctctctttttaaCCTCCTTCTCTCTCTTAACTCTCCCTCCCTCTTTAACATCCTGTGCTCCACTGCCAACACACAAGATCATACCAGCAAATCCTAACCATCTCTCCATCTTGCCTCTCGAACTCCGGCGATCAGAGTTAACTCCGACAGGCACACCGCAACGACCACCACCATCGTCTAGTGGTGGCACGTCGACGAATTATAGAGAATCGAGGGAGAAGAGAGAGAGCCGCATCTCACGGCGGCGGCACACGGCGGCAGTAGAGGCGGCGGCGGCAGCGGCGGTCCCTGATTCTTCTCCGATTTGTTCGAGAACTAATGGGTTTTGTGAGCTCGAGTCTCGGTTCTGTTCAACACTAGTCTCGGGTTCTGGTCGGGAGTCAGCGGGTCCGGTTTCAGGTTTGGCTCCGGATGGGTTCGAAGTTCGGGTCAAGATCTGAGTTATGAATGGTGCAGTCCGGTTCGGGTTGAACCAATTTGGGTTTTGTTTTGGTTGTGGTTCTGATCGACTGACTTGCCAGAACATGAAGAATTCGCCGGAGAACCTGCAACATCGAGGATGAAGTCGACTTCGCCAGAATCACCTCGCACCTTCATTTCGGTATACCTTCATTTCACAAGAAATGATTTATTTGTACCTATTCTAGTCAAACTTTTGCTTTCAAACTTTTGCAGTGTTGGCATCTTGATTTTCTGTTTGTTGGTGGGGGGTTTTGCAGAAGTGGATGTGCGGTGGTGGAGGTTCGGTGGTGATGATGGAAGTACGGTGGTTGACGGTGATGGAGGTGCGGTGGTGATAGTGCAGGTGTGGTGGCAGgtgggtgggtggtggtgttggtggttgcAGATGTGGTGTGATGACAAGTGGGTGTTGGTGGATGGTGTTggtgtttttatatatttttaataaattaataaaattaccaaaataccctcatgtgagaTACCTTTGGTCTGATTTAACCATGAAAAATAACAGAGTTAaggctaaaggacataatgtgtaagggtttgcaaacatcgagtatgttttctgagcttattaaagataaaggacatactttgtaataaatgacatacataaaggacgaactttgtaatttactctaaaagaaaAGAGTGTATTACATCTCGGGTGTAATCTCTTGTTTGTTTAAGTGTAACATCTCATGCAAATAAACCCATAGATCATAGTTAAACAGCGATACAACTCCATAAACCATTGTTGAGATGTCGGATGCGCCCTTGCTTTTCTCACTCAAAGGCTTGAACCTCATGGTGTTGTAAGCCCATGCACCACCTATGGCACCAATCGTAGGTCCCAAAATGTAGACCCATAACCCTTTGTACTTGTTCCATACAAGTGCTGGTCCTATGCTTCTTGCTGGGTTCATTGACGCCCCTGATACTGGTCTGTCAATGTATTAAAATGCATGTCTTATAACACAATCTTAATAATTActaattttattataacaaatatgtATAACTAGCTATGACGTAGATCTTACCCCGCAAACATAGCGTTAAGTAGAATGGTTGATCCAATGGCGACCCCGGCGAGTTGTCCCATCTACATTACGTGATCATGATATATTGCTACAATCATCATATTCGTAAAATATCCTTGGTAATAAGTAAAAGTGAGTAAAAATGCACTTACTGCTCGATCATCTGTGGCAACTGAACTGATGACGAACATGAGGTAAAATGTGATAATAATTTCCATCACCAAGGATTGAAGGTTGGATCCGGGAGGGACGTTTCCAATGAAGTGATCATGTGCCTCATTAAATATTAACCATAGGGTTCCACTCGCTACGATTGATGCAAGGATTTGAGCAATTACGTATCCTGGTACCTAAACAAACATTAATAAATCATGATAAGTTTAGAGTTTCTCATATAGTCCTTGATCAAGATTCATCTCATTATATATAGAATTGCAACCAAATTACAAGATAATGTCGTGGCAGAACCATAATTAACTTTCTAGTGAGAGTCAATAAGGTTCTTTTTCTCCACTTATTACAAAGAGTCTAACTCACgttttattgaaaaaaaaaaacatatatcttATATAAAAATCCAACAAATTCTAGTGACATTGGGCTGTGGATCCTCTTGAACCCTTCTTGTTCCGGCTTTGATAATGAGATAACGATAAAACGTCAATAGATATATCTTAATATTCAACTAGCTAGATAGAATAATGACCGACAAACAAACTTTAATGTAAATAACACATCATATAATAATACCAATAATAAATATTAAACTCCACTACAAAAATTATTCAAGATCAAGATAAAGATTATAATGTAATATGTGCACCGGAAATATGTCCAAAACAAATATGTAATCACCTCTTTCCAAGGAAACCTTCCGCAAGATGCCAAAGCAATGGTGACAGCAGGGTTGATATGTGCACCGGAGACATGTCCAACTGCGTAAACCATCACCATCACCGCCGTGCCCCAAACAATCGCGATTCCAGTCTGGCCCAACAGATTGTTCTTGTCATTGTTCACCATGATGGCACCGCAGCCTGCAAATACCAAGAAGTACGTAGCGAACAACTCCGCTAGCAACTGCCCAAAAATCCAATCATGAAATCGTATCAGTCGAATCTCTACAATCCTTAGGTTTCTTTGTCACATTGTTTCAATAATAAAATTTTCTGCTAAAAGGAAGATAAAACAATTGCtcgtttattaaaaaaaaaggagCCGAGGTGGCAGTGAAAGCAGTCTCTCTACCCTCCAGAATAGAGGAAAGATTATTGCGTACGTTTGTTTGTTACTTATTTGACAATGGAACTATGGAGTAAAAGAAATAACCTTTTGGGAAAACTGAGGACTGATCAAAGAGGAAGAAGGTGGTGTGGTATCTTTAGTGTCATCTTTTGGTATGATCAAGGTGACTTCATGGTGGTCATTGGCAGCACCACCGCTCTCCCCCGTGGCCATTCACCTCAGGAAACCTGTGTGTGAGTGTGGAGAGAGATGGAGATTGAAAATGAGAATGAAAATGGAGATAGATTTCAGGGAAGAAGAGAACAATGTATTTATAGAAGATTAAGGTGGACAGCTAGGATGAAAGCTAGAGTTGGTAACAACTGGATCGAGTAATTTTTGTAACATATATTGAACATGTTTGAGCATTCACTAGTTTATTATTTagcttttaaaattttataaatagTTAGTTTAccaaaagtattataaaataaactgttttgaaAGTATTTTTTATGGAAGTCACGGATGACAAACAGACCCAAATTAATTGGACCGGCAAAAACCTGAAACCTAAAATATTTGAGATGAGTAATGGAACGGATATAAAGATATAGAATCAAGTCTTAGATTAGTTTTTACAAATTTTCATGGGTATGGTATTAAGTGATACCTGACATGATGACCCAAAACATACATACTCATTTACCTTAATTGTATTCGTGAACATTTTCCTTTATTTTTACTATTCTTTGTCCCTGGATAGTAAACTTATATGGTAATTCATTCGTTGTCTTCTGGTATCTAGGTAATTTTCTTGGTTAATGAAGTTATATAAAACCTAAATCGTAAGAAATGTATTTAGAAACTCAAACGAATATTTATAACAAACTAATTATCAACTAACATATACCTAATATCTACAGGTATAAGACACGACTTTATAACCGAGAATGAAACTAAGATCATCAATATCCGTCTCATTGTCTTCCGATAAGTAACTTGTAAATTcacgggtttttttttttttgaacgacaaatttggatcgctgacggaccactggagttgTAAATTCACGGTTTACTATAAACGATAGTAATTTAATGAAGGGATCCATATTCTTATTTATGTAGTTCGCAAATTTAAAAGCACAAGTATTTTTAGAAGGGTTTACAGCAAAAAACGATAATCCAAAAAACTTCACACAAAAATGTATCATATTTAAACTTTCTGAAGCGTATGTAGAACACCATATTCTTATTTAGATATAAAAGTTTCTGGATAATTTTTTATTTGGTCAGCATTGTGTGCATATATGTTATTCGCGTCTCATTATTACAAGTATCAAACATGTATGAAAAAAACGCACCCATTATTATGTATTCTTGTTAGGGTTTTTTATGTTCTAAAAGAGGATGAAAAGTTGATTTtcttatattttataataatatattaaatgaAGACATAGACTATTTTGTTGATTATATAGAAGTCGCTAAACTCACATGACTTTAGTTTACCAAAACCGACCCGTCGACCGACCACGGCTTTAGCTGTATCTTTGACTTTCTTGACCTCATGCTGGTCCagaatgttgaaaaaaaaaaatacatgcaTCACTGCTAGTTTTCGAACGAACTAATATATGTTtgaaacaaaaccaaaacatcaagAGGCCTATTAGCTCAGTTGGTTAGAGCGTCGTGCTAATAACGCGAAGGTCGCAGGTTCGAGACCTGCATGGGccattttatattttttgttattatgatttttgttctttttttgcCCCCTTGTTATCTGTCTAAACTTATAATAGACCAAAATGCACCTTCAGAAAGAAAAACATTTCAGTTTAGCCAATATACAATGTACGGATAGAGAAGAAAAGATGACTCAAAAAGAAACAATGATTCATGAATTTAAGGAAAGATTATTAAGTTAGATCTATCTATCAAATACCTATGATATAATAATAATCAGTCATGGACCCAGGACAAGAAATAAGATGATCATGATATCGATTTGTACAAAATAAGTGAAACTGGTGGTGTACCTTTAGGCTACATTGATTGGACCCAACGACCAATTCATGAAAATAATCAGCTAGGGTTTTTAGATTTTGAATTAGAAAGGGTTTTGATTGAGATGTATTTGAATGAGAGAAAGGAAGATATTGTGCACGACCCGTTATCGCTATGATTTTGTAATTTGTCAAATAATAATTTTATTTTGTCATCACATCATGATTAAGAGAGGTGTTTTGGTCAAACTTTATGTGTTAAGGACTTCATGATTTAAATACGAGAAAGTGATATCATCGAAGAAGATTTTGAAAGAATTCAATGTCATGGGGACGGTATTAAGTTTCATGATTTGAATATGAGAAAATGTCGAATTAGTTTAGGTTAGTTCTTACGTATCTCAAACCAAGAGCTATATACTTACAAAACAAAGCACCGTTATTTGAGTCTCATAACGAGCCTTTTGACATGAGAATAAGTATTAGATCCGCTCCATGTAAGAGAGCATGAGTCGGGCCTCTTCATCTCACTGTACTTTAAGGTGACGACATTAGAGTAATTATATTGGCTTGGTGTACTTGTATGTCATTGTGTGCAAGATCTTTAGTGATCATTACCCTGTGGCTTGCTTAGAGAGATATCATAACGGGGTCTATGTAAAATGACCAATAATCTGGATTTGGAAGATTGTCCAATAGCTTGAGTATGTGAGatggtcgtgttcgggttcatcAGTTTCAACACACAAAACCGCCACTATTACCTCTCGTACATATGTATCTCACATACCTAAAGGTCGTTGAAAGGTATTTACAGGCTAAAGCAGGATGATGATAGATGCTCCCCACCCCTTATGATTAAGAATGTGATTTGTCATGTTATATGAACGTGCCAACTAATTATGTACGCTCTAGTTTTGAGTCTAGGTCTTAGAGATATTTTGTTAGGGTTAAAAGTAGGAGAAGAGGTTTATCTCAAAATAATATTGTGATCTTCATTCTAAATCAAATACCTAATAAATAGAGTGTGCGATTACACTAAACACCATAACTAAACTATTAGACTATGATATATTatgtaattataattataattgtttAGATAGTCAAAGGTTCAAACCATATATATTGTATCTttatatatgattgattattgaGAAGGGAAATCAATTTTGGCTATATTTCTGTTATGGTATTAGAGCCCAATCTCTGACATCTTAAACCTTAGTCGCCAACCCTAAACCATGCCCCTTCTCTTCACAACCGCTTTTGGCTATTATACTCAACCACAATAGCAATCCCCATACGGCGACATCAACATGGGTACAGGGACGGAATGATAGAAGCAAAAGAAACTCAAGTTATACAATTTCACTTAGAGGTGGTGGGCTCGTCCGTGATAGTATCACGGAATGGAACAACAACGCGTGGAACTTTCATCTCCCCCACCCCGTGCACTTGCTATAACGCGTTATTCTATAACGCAATTCCATTTTCGTGATATTTTTAACGcgttattgtttttgttttgtgagtgtaattgttggttgggggaaattgttgggtgtggtggtgagtgatgaccaccccgactaaaaaaggttgtgagtgatggaaaaatggtcgatgacatagcgtaacttgattggtgcttgtgagtgatagaattctatcactagtgaaccacccccccccccctcccctcaTATTGTTCATTATCTTATTACATACATAGGACTTTTATCGCCCATTTTGCATATGGTGCGTTCTCAAgaacaccaaacaaacaaacttatttCAAACTTCATTCAAACATATCAAACACTAAGAGGGCATGACTTTTCTTGTCTTCCAAAATATAATTGCTAATACTACAAAACAAAGTAGTATCATTACAGGGCCCAATCTTGGGGTTTACAAGACCACATACTCCGAGAATGTGGTGGGGATGTTTTAGACTTCGATTACAGGAGTGCGTTGGACCTTTTGCATAGTTCTCTTCCCGACCTTGATATTGgcggtttctacattaaagacaccgcccctcctaaatcccagaaaattctggcgaatgccttatatggcgAAATTGTCAAGAGGTTTGAAGAGAAGTTTGTCTTATCCCCTCGGCAAAGAGCTGTGTTTGAATGTCTACGTGCCCCACATGCTCAAGATTTTATGTCTGTCGCACCTATTGAAGGCTTGGGGCAACACATGTCGGCAGTGGAATACCGTGCTATCCTTAGATACCGACTGATGATTCCTTTGTTCCCAGTTGACGAGCCATGTCCGGTATGCCGCaaagcgtgtttggattctttcggcgagcacgcgatccactgtaaagagctaccagggtttaaatatcggcatgcattggtgagagatgtgttatgtgatgttcttaagcgggccgggatctctgccaaaaaggaggctccagtaaatttcctgactcaccccttagaggggaggtccactttacgcccggcggacatccttgtgtttggatgggaaggggggaaacacgcttgtgtagatTTAACTGGAGTCTCCCCCTTG encodes the following:
- the LOC110911761 gene encoding aquaporin NIP1-1, which gives rise to MATGESGGAANDHHEVTLIIPKDDTKDTTPPSSSLISPQFSQKLLAELFATYFLVFAGCGAIMVNNDKNNLLGQTGIAIVWGTAVMVMVYAVGHVSGAHINPAVTIALASCGRFPWKEVPGYVIAQILASIVASGTLWLIFNEAHDHFIGNVPPGSNLQSLVMEIIITFYLMFVISSVATDDRAMGQLAGVAIGSTILLNAMFAGPVSGASMNPARSIGPALVWNKYKGLWVYILGPTIGAIGGAWAYNTMRFKPLSEKSKGASDISTMVYGVVSLFNYDLWVYLHEMLHLNKQEITPEM